Part of the Spinacia oleracea cultivar Varoflay chromosome 5, BTI_SOV_V1, whole genome shotgun sequence genome, TAACATCCACCAAAAATGCTTTATAGTGTCATGCAGAATTGTTTAAACATTTTATCTGAAGTCTTCTTTTTTAGACAGCTAAGTTGTAAGTAGTGTGTTCTTTGAACTgcaaattagaattataattgAATTCGAATGAACTGTGGTTGGGGATTGTACATAGGTGAGTTTATGTCAGTTCTTGATGGTCTCTGGTAGAGTTTGCTTCACATGTTTGTTAATAATAAGTTAAAGTTCCTTGCTTGAATCTAATTTGTTTCATCACTCCTTGGATATtcatgagttttctttgtttgtttACAGGGGTTCTTGATGCTAGCGGTAGGTCAAAACAAAGCAGAAGTGAAAAGAAGAGCCGAAAAGGTATGTCGAAGTTGGGGATGAAGCCTATCATTGGTGCCAACAGAGTCACTGTGAAGAAGAGCAAGAACGTTAGTCTCTTTGCGTTGGTGTAGTCATTTTCAGTTATGTTGGTTACCTTTTTCTAATTATGATCTCTCTATCGAATTAGATTTTGTTTGTCATCTCAAAGGCCAACATGAGATACATATGTTATCGTTGGTGAAGCAAAGATTGAAGATTTGAGCTCACAACTTCAAACTCAGGCCGCATAGCAGTTCAAGGCTTCGGACTTGACCAATGTCATCTCCAAGAATGAAAAGTCTTCGAAATAGATTCATAAATTTGAGAGGGAAATGGGTTAATTTGACGAACCTGTTGAACATTTTCCATTTTTGAATTCGATTTGTTAGAACAACTGCAAACATTTTTCACTTCAGTaatgaaattttgatttttagttgTGATATATTAGTGGTAACAACACAATTTAaagttttttaataattttgtaCTCATCGCATGCGTATAAGATTAGTACTTTATATGTTACAAACTTACAATAAGCCGTGATGTGTTgtgttttatattttaaaaaatcgtAACCTAGCAAAACTAACGACTCTGACACGTACGCACAATAATTTATGGTGTATCCGTGTTGGACATACCACGCCAGCATCTTTACCTCCGGTGGCTTTTAAAGTCAAATTCAAAAAAGAAATACTGAGTTACCAGTAGTATTACCAATAAGCACAATTACCACCTAACCCACCGTTTTCGTTTTGGTTTTCGCTTACGGATTTGTGCTCGTTTCCCAATTACCAATTTCCATGTGCTCACTCAAATGTTTTACTCCCACAAGATTTAGGTTCGACCCGACAACATTTGGTTTCTAGCTTACTCCTTCTGTTTCTAGGTTCGACTCGActtgttttgaccggacacgattgtcaatgcacaattttgatcactaatttctttaactatattttataaaaacttatacaaatattaatattttgaaaatatatattaagatgacgCCAACaacatattatatactaacattcgttttcatatactaaaaataaaatagggtcaaagtgaattatgtgaatagtgcaaaaagtcaaaacagatcgagtattaagggacagatggAGTAATTTTTTGTGTCTGCCTAACCAAAAATATCTTAAAGCTCTTTAGTGGTGTCCAATTAGATAACTAGATAACCTTAAATTCTTCTAATATTTCCATATTTTTAGATGGGACCTTATACAAATTTGGCAGATTTTAGATGGTGCAAGTAATTTAGGTGACAATATAAATATGTTATTAAATTTAAggttatgaatgaattttaatCAAACCTAGCTTAAAGATAAGTGGGCATAAGGGCATTCTTTCGAGTCACAAGAGTATTTCATAAAAATTCCCTTCAAACATTTGCCCTATTGAAATTGAGGGCGGAGAGACGGCATGCTGTGATGTGTGAGCAAACACATCACAACGCCAAACATGCaccatttatttttaaaaaagtaccatctatctatactaatatattaaaaggcgttcttAAGGATGTATACGTGTCACATATACCTATCCTcattacgccacgtcaccactaatTAGCATCATGATATGTCATTACAACAAAAAATATGTAACAAGGATCGAACACtagacctctttgttaaaagttacacttcctACCATCTTAGCCAACCACAACTTATGTAACATCTTTCTACATAAACATATATATTCTTTTGACGTTAaataatacattaaataaaagtgaatgcaaaaaaaaaaaaggaaaaaaagataATGATTACTTAAgcctcaaaaacaaaaaacaaaaaacggtGTAATAAATCAACTaattttgaagaaaattccaactttgttttgattttcgaatGTGGGGTTTCATATTTGGGAAAGTTGTTGATCGACCACTAATCTTGTGTCACCACCGTAATTCGATTTCATTTGATGTCGACGAAGACTCCATCTATATGTGcacatatttaaaaaataaataaacccgACTAAAAGTAAGAAACCGGGGCAACGCctgggccacacactagttcaTTAAAAAAAGAGTACCATTTCGATAAAACACATgtaccatttcgttaaaaaGATTACTATTTCGTTAAAAAGAGTACTATTTCGTTAAAAAGAGTACTATTTCATTAAAAACAAAGTACCATTTCGATTAAAACATGTAACATTTCAATTAAAACATATATCATTTCgattaaaacatgtaccatttcattgaatttttttactgttatgtttttacaaaaacataACAGACCGGGGTTTTTACTTCCTCGTTGAAATTAAGGAAAGGTTGTGTTcatcttattttcacttattttaggaaaaatatgtttagataagttcaatgaagttcagataagataagttcgggAAAAGTAAGGGTTGACcaaatacaatttataactaaaataagttttgataagttcataTATGTTCAATTAAgtccagataaaataagttcaggaaaataagtgaaaatcaggtgaatataaCGCACCCTAACTATAGATTTGATACAAAGAAGATCACATTTAAGTGGTTATAGTGTCACCCCTATTATGATATTTAGGCCTTATTTTCTTCAACTATAAAATCTTATTTCCAGGTcctataaattcagataagtaccaataagttaaataaggtcaaaaaataagttcagataaaataagtgtTGACAAagtaaatttataactaaaataagttttgataagttcagataagttcagctaagttcagataagataagttcaggaaaaataagtgaaaatcaggtgaatagtaCGTACCCTTAAATAAGGTCATATAAGatcatataaattaataagGTCATATAAGTTCTTATAAGTTTCAATAGGGTCTTATAACTTCCACTAAGATCTTCTAAGTTTCAATAAGGTCATATATGTTCCGATAAGGTCGTATAAGTTGCGGAGTAATAAGGTCGTATAAGTTTCAATATGGTCTTATATTTTCAataaaatcttaaataaaatatataatatttatgatTACTTGAGttgttatttaaatatattatatttatattattatgttAAAATAATTTTTGGTTACTAATTGACTATAATAATTATTAACGATACgtaagtattaattaatatattattattaattacaatcaatataattaaaattttgaatttaacccgtgcatcgcaTGCGTTTTAAATCTAGTATATTTTTAATCATAGGGTGAATGCATAATtctaatatataattttttgtaaaatatagcctaaaataatatgtttttgaaagaaataaataaatgtttttCCAAATTCTACCTACCCACAGATCTAGATctaatccaaaaattttaaaccCATAAATCCGAAATTGAATTTGGATCCCGTAGGATCCGATCCAAATTCTATGCTTAGTCACTCCTAAACCTAAGTCATCCAACTCATGTGAATAATTTGTTAGtaaattttttaaaactttCCTAGAGTTACCTCACCAACCTCACCTTCccatcttttttttctttttcttttagagaaatagtaaaataatagcCGCCTTAAAATTAAACCGATAGACTTCGTAATCCATAGACGGGTCAAGAAAACGGGTCAAGAAAACGGTGTCATTTACTCCTAATAAACAGTTTCTTGGGGAAGAATCCAATTACGGGTCAATTAAACGGGTTTACACCGATATCCTCGAGGCTGCTgcgtcgattttaatttaatttccctCTGTTATATAAACCCTTTCTTCTACCTTCGTCTCCATTATCTCTCTCCCTCTCAAAAACTTTATTCCCCTCTCATCGAAttcacattttctctctctaaaattctcTCACAACCATGACTGCTTACAGAGGCAAATACGCTGGTATTATTCCCTCTCCTCCATTTCTTCTTCTTTAACAGATCTATTTGCGTGTTGCGTTGTGTTTCTATTTGATGTCATTGATTCTTTTGATTTGAAATTAGATCCGATCTTAGCTTCTTTATGCCGATTTTTGGTTTAGTACTACATTCTTAATTTCTCTGCTttgattttgatgttttttttggCTCAGATCGACGCCATATCCTTCATGATTTTGTTTTTGTGCTGTGATTAATGGCGAAATTTCTAAGATTATGCTGTTCTTAATCTCTATAACTGCTAGTTTAATTCTAAATGATTTGGTATGATTTTGCTCCAACTTAATTGAAATTAATAAGTTGAAGCTTAAGATGAATAGATCTACGCATCTGATAACTGGGGATCTGACGCTTGTTTTCTGTTAATTTCATACAATAAAATCATTTGAACGATTGCGATAACATAAAAATATCAACTTTAATGTGTTATATTAATGTTGTATGCCGTGGCACAATGCACAACTGGTCTGTAAACTGGAAAgtttatatattttgtttatatCAGCCAATTGATTTGTAGAATCCTCATTTGCCATGGTGTGTGAAGTTTTATATATATTAGTCGTTTTTCGAGGTTGATGTATTGCCGTTTTCATTTGTatactttgtattattttttgCCGGTGTTTCGTGATGTAAAAGGGTTGGTTTTGTCGGCAATTGGATTCCTTTCTATTGAAATTAAGAAGGGATTTGTTCTTGAGGGTAATACAACATAATTTAATTTGTCATATAGTTTGATCAACCTTAAAGGGTGGTCTTTCAATTTTGAAATGGTAGTAAAAACTCACTGTGTCTTTCTGATTCCCATTATTTTTCTATTAGTTGCATCAAGTATTACCCGTGTCTGTTTAAAAGAAAGTTGAAAAATGTTGGAAAAGCTGAATTTGACCTTTCATCTTTGATTTTCAGATGAGCTCATTGCAAATGCTTCTTACATTGCCACCCCTGGCAAGGGTATTCTTGCGGCTGATGAGTCAACCGGCACCATTGGAAAGCGTTTTGCCAGCATCAATGTTGAGAATGTAGAAAGCAACAGGAGGGCTCTCCGTGAGCTTCTCTTCACCACCCCTGGTGCCCTTCCATACCTCAGTGGAGTCATTCTATTTGAGGAAACTCTCTACCAAAAGACTGCTGATGGTAATCTTTTGGTTCATTCATTATTTCagaatgtttgttgtttgaggcacttttccttcattttattGTTAATACTAACATGTATACTTGTTGCCAGGCAAGCCTTTTGTTGATGTCATGAAGGATGGTGGTGTCCTTCCTGGAATCAAGGTTGACAAGGGTACCGTTGAGCTTGCTGGAACCAATGGTGAGACAACTACTCAGGGTCTTGATGGTCTTGCCCAGCGTTGTGCTCAGTACTACACTGCCGGGGCTCGTTTTGCAAAATGGCGTGCTGTCCTTAAGATTGGCCCAACCGAGCCTTCTCCACTTGCCATCTTGGAAAACGCCAACGGTCTTGCTCGCTACGCGATCATCTGCCAAGAAAATGGATTGGTCCCCATTGTTGAGCCTGAGATATTGGTTGATGGAACCCACGACATTGACAGATGTGCTGAAGTTTCAGAGCGTGTACTTGCAGCTTGCTACAAGGCCCTGAATGACCACCATGTTCTCCTTGAGGGTACCCTCTTGAAACCTAACATGGTTACCCCAGGATCAGAGAGTAAGAAGGTTACTCCAGAGGTTATAGCTGAGTACACTGTCCGTACACTGCAGAGGACAGTTCCCCCAGCTGTACCTGGAGTTATGTTCTTATCTGGTGGACAGAGTGAGGAAGAAGCTACACTTAACCTCAATGCCATGAACAAGCTAGAGACCAAGAAGCCATGGACTCTCTCTTTCTCATACGGTCGTGCTCTTCAGCAGAGTACCCTCAAGGCATGGCAAGGAAAGGAAGAGAATGTGGCTAAGGCTCAGGAAGTTTTCCTTGCTAGGGCAAAGGGTAACTCTGAGGCTACCCTTGGAAAGTATCAGGGTGGTGCTGGAGGAGCTGATGCCTCTGAGAGCCTTCACGTTAAGGACTACAAGTACTAAGCAAAGTTTTGTTCATTGTTCATGGTCCTGACTCCTGTCATCGTTTCTCAAGTAAATTTTCGAGTTTTTTTCCCTGGAAAGGGCGCCCTAATCTTAGAAGCGGTGTGTTGATGTCTTTAGACTATTATTTTAAAGTTTCACTTGGTTTTTAGGTTTGGCTAAAAAAATAAATACTTTCTGAAGTAGATCTGTCCTTGCGAAAAGAGGATCTTATTTGTTTTGAGATTTGTGAAAAGTGTATTCACTATATAAATCAGAGTGACTTTGCTTCTTTTTCGATTTTGTGCTTCCTTTTATAAGCTGTTTCACTGTGGTATTGCTGGCTTACTTCTGTGATTAAATCGCTTTGAGTTTGTTATCCTACAGCAGATTGTTGAACTCACTAACAAGTCATTATGGAGTAATTTCAGGAGCTATGAATTTAGTTGCATCTCCATCTGATAATTGGCTTAGCTTTGTGTTTGAAGCTGGTTAAATTTAGTCTTCGAATGTATTTGATTCATCCAGGAGAGTATGCTTCAAAAAGGGAAACAATAAAGTTTGAGGAGGACCTTGAACTTTTGCAAGGCTTCAGTGTTGTTACTCTGTATCAGGTATTTGCCGGTGTAAAGTTGAGTTGGATGTCTACCATTGTTTTGCTTAAAGCTTAAAACTTGCCCAAGTACTTGTTGACATTAAAGGCCTTAAAACCCAAATCCCACGTCCCAGATTCCTCCCGATTTCCATCACAAATCAACCCAAAACGAACTACAGCTCTGTTTGTTTCGGGAAATCAACACAAAACAATTTTTCCAATGCCCTAAAACAATATCCTTAGAGAAGAAAAGTTGAACATGTCGAAGGCCTATGATAGGGTGAACCGGCTTTTCATTCTGAAAGTGTTAAAAGGGTATGGTTTTTTAGATCGTTGGGTTGGATTGATTTCAGAATGTATCACCACAGTTTCGTACAAAGCTCTAATCAATGGAAGAACGACTAAGGGTTTCAAACCTAAATGTAGGTTACGTCAAGGGGATCCTCTTTCTCCTTACTTGTTCTTATTTTTGTATGGATATCCTCTCGCGAATGCTTCTTTTGGGGGAAGATATTGGGTTATTCAAGGGGATAAAAGGTTAGTCGGCGTGCTCCTTTGATTAATCATCTTTTCTTTGCAGATGATGCCATGTTATTCTTTAGGGCAAATGAGGAGTCGTGTGGGAATATTATGAACATCATTAAGGACTTTGGAAAGATCTCAGGTCAACATTTGAATTATAAGAAATCGTATGTCAAATTTTCGTCACATATGAGGCAGAATTTGAAGGTGGCGTTGAAAGTGGTTTTAACGATAGGAGAAGTTGAAAAGTTAGGTAATCATTTAGGAGCTCCTATTGACTTGgggagaaagaaaaaatatgatTTCCAGTTTCTCATTGATAAGGTTCAAAACAAAATCTTATCTTGGTCCTCCTTACGCCTTTCTCAACCGGTGAAAATGATCCTAATCCAATCGATCCTGCTTAGTATTGCGTCTCATGTTATGAGGTGTCCAAAAATTCCAGCAACGGTTACAAACAAGATTGATTCACTGGTTACCAGGTTTTTTCTGGGCAGGAAAGGGTGAAAGGGGTATGCATTGGGTTGAACGTGGGATTGTGCAAAAATCAAGGAATGAAGGAGGATTAGGACTACGAGCTTCGGGCATTTTAAATGATACCATGTTGTTTAAACAAGTCCAAAAATTGGTGGGTAATCCTCAACTTTTGGTTACAAGAGTCCTTTCGAGTTTTGATGGTAGGAGTAACATAACCCTGGGTGGTGAAGGAGGAAGGGGGGTAGGGGTATCGTGGGGGAGGAAAGGTCTTTATCAGGCACAAGGAAAGTTTAGCGGGGGTCTAGCATGGAAAATTAGATCTGGAACTAAGTGTTAGCTTCTAGTATGGCTTGGATGGGAGGTAGGGTTCCAGAAGTTAGATCAAACCAACGACTGGGACCATCAGCAAGATGGAGAGTCAGCGAGTTCATTAATAGTGAGTCCTCTTCCTGGAAGGTAGACTTGGTTCGAGATAGGTTTGTATGGGCTGATGCTTGTTCCATTCTAGCGATGGAGATCCCGAAGGGAGGTGTGGATGATTTTAGATATTGGAAGCACACAAAGTCTGGCAAATTTACAATAAGTTCGGGTTATGAGTATTTACGCAAGGAGTATGCAGATGATAGTCGAAAGCTTGAAGATCAAGACCTGGCTTTATTTCGTTTAGTGTGGTAGATGAACATCTTTCCTAAATGGAAATTTTTTGTCTGGAAGATCTTTTATGATGGACTTGCAGTCAAGGCTAACTTAGCTAGCAGAGGTTTGGATTGTGATGTCATGTGTAACTACTGTGGTACTCAGGAGGAAAATTTACAGCATGTTTTGAGATTTTGTTCGGTGGCTAATTTGAGTTGGAagtatagacctttacaaatTGATCCTTCAAAAATTGAATTGTGGTCATTGAGAGAATGGTTACGAAGCTATATCCTGCTTTTCATAGCGAAGAAGGGTGGAACGGGGGGCGTGTTAAAAGCTTTATTGCTTTTCTTTGGGGGTTGTGGAGAGTGAGGAATGCAAGAGTTTTTAAggaggagggggggggggggggtcatCCAGGAGCTGTCTTGGCGGTTTTGAGCAATCAGTTGAAGGATGTGGAGATTTATAGAACTCGTAATCAAGAGAAAACAATAGAAGGGCCAAGGGAACCTCCGGGATTCCATATGGCTCATCTGGGCCaagaaataattttaaataacgaatttgttttgcaggttgatgGTCTTGGGATAAAAAAACTGGAAAGGCGGGATGGGTATTAGCGGTTTCTACTACTTTACCTTCAGAATTAGAGGATTCGGCAGGGCAATATTGACGGGCAGTCTCCTCCGATCATGCAGAGGCTAAGGCTTGTCTTCTGGCCCTTAATTGGGCCTCAAAAAGACAAATATGGT contains:
- the LOC110786983 gene encoding fructose-bisphosphate aldolase, cytoplasmic isozyme, which encodes MTAYRGKYADELIANASYIATPGKGILAADESTGTIGKRFASINVENVESNRRALRELLFTTPGALPYLSGVILFEETLYQKTADGKPFVDVMKDGGVLPGIKVDKGTVELAGTNGETTTQGLDGLAQRCAQYYTAGARFAKWRAVLKIGPTEPSPLAILENANGLARYAIICQENGLVPIVEPEILVDGTHDIDRCAEVSERVLAACYKALNDHHVLLEGTLLKPNMVTPGSESKKVTPEVIAEYTVRTLQRTVPPAVPGVMFLSGGQSEEEATLNLNAMNKLETKKPWTLSFSYGRALQQSTLKAWQGKEENVAKAQEVFLARAKGNSEATLGKYQGGAGGADASESLHVKDYKY